Proteins from a single region of Deinococcus depolymerans:
- a CDS encoding complex I NDUFA9 subunit family protein, giving the protein MNVLVTGASGFVGKAVVAELLRRGHTVAAGSRRGGNVGGATGVPLDVTDPGSVQRAVGQTDPQVVVHLVGIIAEKGDQTFARVHVDGTRNVLAATPRHARYVHMSALGARPGSGSAYSSSKAQAEALVRASGLNWTVFQPSLIFGPGDDFFGRVLRELVSAAPVVPQIGDGRFPFRPVSVQDVAQAFAAAAESDVGAGQTLVLTGPQEFTFRQLLELELAALNRKKPILPVPLALMDLAVPLMQVLPNPPITRDQYAMLKEGNTAPNEPARTLFDLPMRRLQDDLPGLLRGAH; this is encoded by the coding sequence ATGAATGTACTTGTCACGGGAGCCAGCGGCTTCGTCGGAAAGGCCGTCGTGGCCGAACTGCTCAGGCGTGGTCACACTGTCGCGGCCGGCAGCCGCCGCGGCGGGAACGTGGGCGGCGCGACCGGCGTGCCGCTGGACGTCACGGACCCCGGCAGCGTGCAGCGCGCCGTGGGGCAGACCGACCCGCAGGTGGTCGTGCATCTGGTGGGCATCATTGCCGAGAAGGGCGACCAGACCTTCGCGCGCGTGCATGTGGACGGCACCCGGAACGTGCTGGCCGCCACGCCCAGGCACGCGCGGTACGTGCACATGAGCGCGCTGGGTGCGCGGCCCGGCAGTGGCAGCGCCTATTCCAGCAGCAAGGCGCAGGCCGAGGCGCTCGTGCGGGCCAGCGGTCTGAACTGGACGGTGTTCCAGCCCAGCCTGATCTTCGGTCCCGGTGACGACTTCTTCGGGCGGGTGCTGCGGGAACTCGTGAGCGCCGCGCCGGTCGTGCCGCAGATCGGGGACGGCCGCTTCCCGTTCCGGCCGGTCAGCGTGCAGGACGTCGCGCAGGCCTTCGCGGCGGCGGCGGAATCGGACGTGGGCGCCGGGCAGACCCTCGTCCTGACCGGCCCGCAGGAATTCACGTTCCGGCAGCTGCTGGAACTGGAACTCGCGGCCCTGAACCGCAAGAAACCCATCCTGCCGGTCCCGCTGGCGCTGATGGACCTGGCGGTCCCGCTGATGCAGGTCCTGCCGAACCCGCCGATCACCCGTGACCAGTACGCCATGTTGAAAGAGGGGAACACGGCGCCCAACGAACCGGCCCGCACGCTGTTCGACCTGCCCATGCGCCGCCTGCAGGACGACCTGCCGGGCCTGCTGCGCGGGGCCCACTGA